In Clostridiales bacterium, a single genomic region encodes these proteins:
- a CDS encoding phosphopentomutase — protein MKRAIIVVMDSVGMGALPDAHKYGDEGSNTLGNIAKAIPGFRLPNMQKLGLGNIDGMMGYSKEDKPNASYGRMREKSKGKDTTTGHWEMAGIVVQRPFPTYPNGFPKSLIKEFEKAIGTKVIGNYPTSGTVIINELGDEHVKTGYPIVYTSADSVFQIAAHEGVIPLDRLYEMCRIARKMLNGENAVGRVIARPFVGTSGNYTRTTNRHDFSLNPIERTVLDACSEKGYRVKAVGKIQDIFNKKGITDAVHTKNNMDGVDKTIDYMKEDFKGIIFTNLVDFDMLYGHRNDVEGYANALTMLDNRIPEILNNLKDEDLLIFTADHGCDPTFKGTDHTREYVPLLVCGKKFKNWVDLGTREGFIDLAETISEYLSLEETFGGKSFLHEIEQR, from the coding sequence ATGAAAAGAGCAATTATTGTAGTGATGGATAGTGTAGGAATGGGAGCCTTGCCGGATGCACATAAGTATGGAGATGAAGGAAGCAATACATTAGGAAACATAGCAAAGGCGATACCAGGTTTTAGATTACCCAACATGCAAAAGTTGGGCTTGGGCAATATAGATGGTATGATGGGATACTCGAAAGAGGATAAACCTAATGCATCATACGGAAGGATGCGTGAGAAGTCAAAAGGAAAAGATACAACGACTGGACATTGGGAGATGGCTGGAATTGTAGTACAAAGACCGTTTCCTACATACCCTAATGGTTTTCCAAAGAGTTTAATAAAAGAATTTGAAAAGGCGATAGGGACAAAAGTTATAGGTAATTATCCTACATCGGGTACAGTTATAATAAACGAGTTGGGAGATGAACATGTAAAAACAGGATATCCAATAGTGTATACATCTGCTGACAGTGTATTCCAGATTGCGGCACACGAGGGAGTAATACCATTAGACAGATTATATGAGATGTGTAGAATTGCAAGGAAGATGTTGAATGGGGAAAATGCAGTTGGTAGAGTAATAGCAAGGCCATTTGTTGGGACGAGCGGGAATTATACAAGGACAACAAATAGACATGATTTTTCTTTGAATCCAATAGAAAGAACAGTGTTAGATGCGTGTAGCGAAAAGGGATATAGAGTAAAAGCTGTGGGGAAAATACAGGATATATTCAATAAAAAAGGCATAACAGATGCGGTTCACACAAAAAACAATATGGATGGTGTGGATAAGACAATAGATTATATGAAAGAAGATTTTAAAGGAATAATATTTACCAATTTGGTTGACTTTGATATGTTATATGGGCATAGAAATGACGTGGAAGGTTATGCTAATGCGTTGACAATGCTAGATAATAGAATACCAGAAATCTTGAATAATCTAAAGGATGAGGATTTATTAATTTTTACAGCAGATCATGGATGTGATCCCACATTCAAAGGAACTGATCACACACGAGAGTATGTTCCGTTGTTGGTATGCGGAAAGAAATTTAAGAATTGGGTAGACTTAGGCACAAGGGAAGGTTTTATTGATTTGGCAGAAACGATATCGGAGTATTTGTCATTAGAAGAAACGTTTGGTGGCAAAAGTTTTTTGCATGAAATAGAGCAAAGGTAG